The following proteins are co-located in the Brachybacterium sacelli genome:
- a CDS encoding DUF4037 domain-containing protein: MADFVPGLDLARSLYEEIVAPLVDRPHAACLLGEGSEVQGFDDERSRDHEWGPRLQLFVDVPDVDRVARAVRASLPAQHRGHPTSWFSLDTGRVTDHLEITTLALWMSTRLPAVPPAPAGPADWLAIPQQHLRQLIAGEVFHDDLQDVTRLREGLAWYPTDVWRWMLACQWHLIGQVLPLLARTRETSDRRGTRLLSARLTELMMEMAFLQERQYRPYAKWFGRAFESLGAARDLGPLLDAGDEATDRALLLLGQRHDELGITDRVGPRIEPFAVGIADAVRPYPVLNTPEYIEASVASIGDRALRDLPRVGSIDQLTHADDTLITFTDWPAALADRYRGQLSS, from the coding sequence TCCTCGGGGAGGGTTCGGAGGTGCAGGGCTTCGACGACGAGCGGTCACGCGATCACGAATGGGGACCGCGCCTGCAGCTGTTCGTCGACGTCCCCGACGTCGACCGGGTCGCCCGCGCGGTCCGCGCATCCCTGCCCGCGCAGCACCGGGGGCATCCGACCAGCTGGTTCTCCCTGGACACGGGCCGGGTCACCGACCACCTCGAGATCACCACGCTCGCCCTGTGGATGTCGACCCGGCTGCCGGCGGTCCCGCCCGCCCCGGCGGGTCCCGCGGACTGGCTCGCCATTCCTCAGCAGCACCTGCGCCAGCTCATCGCCGGGGAGGTGTTCCATGACGACCTGCAGGACGTGACGCGGCTGCGCGAGGGCCTCGCCTGGTACCCGACCGACGTCTGGCGGTGGATGCTCGCCTGTCAGTGGCATCTGATCGGCCAGGTCCTCCCGCTGCTCGCCCGCACCCGGGAGACCTCCGACCGCCGTGGCACGCGTCTGCTCTCCGCGCGGTTGACTGAGCTGATGATGGAGATGGCGTTCCTGCAGGAGCGCCAGTACCGGCCCTATGCGAAGTGGTTCGGTCGCGCCTTCGAGAGCCTCGGCGCCGCCCGGGACCTCGGCCCGCTCCTGGACGCGGGCGACGAGGCGACGGACCGGGCACTCCTGCTCCTCGGGCAGCGGCACGACGAACTCGGCATCACGGACCGCGTCGGCCCGCGGATCGAGCCGTTCGCGGTGGGGATCGCCGACGCCGTGCGCCCGTACCCGGTGCTGAACACTCCCGAGTACATCGAGGCGAGCGTCGCCTCGATCGGGGATCGAGCACTGCGCGACCTGCCGCGGGTGGGCTCGATCGACCAGCTCACCCACGCCGACGACACCCTGATCACCTTCACCGACTGGCCGGCCGCTCTCGCCGACCGGTACCGCGGCCAGCTCTCCTCCTGA
- a CDS encoding winged helix-turn-helix transcriptional regulator — MRPVVQQARRVCPVEVAVAVLGGSWKLSIVNALLEHGTLRTSALRRELTGVSERTLTRQLRELEIDGILARTVHPEVPPRVEYSVTELGLTLEDIVEAMNTWGRRIEERLES, encoded by the coding sequence ATGAGACCAGTCGTTCAGCAGGCTCGGCGCGTGTGCCCGGTGGAGGTCGCGGTAGCCGTGCTCGGCGGATCGTGGAAGCTCTCGATCGTGAACGCCCTCCTGGAGCACGGCACGCTGCGAACCTCCGCGCTGCGCCGGGAACTGACCGGTGTCAGCGAGCGCACGCTCACCCGGCAGCTGCGCGAACTCGAGATCGACGGGATCCTCGCCCGCACCGTCCACCCCGAGGTGCCACCGCGGGTCGAATACTCCGTGACCGAGCTCGGTCTCACCCTCGAGGACATCGTCGAGGCCATGAACACGTGGGGCCGGAGGATCGAGGAACGCCTCGAGTCCTGA
- a CDS encoding NAD(P)H-dependent oxidoreductase: MTARDMTDPDMTEPDKTARHLTTAHRVLWVSAHPSRESLTVHLREEGIAHLRARGVEVVESDLYAMGWDPVLAPEPFARDGEPFHPVSSVRRAYLEQRLPEDIAQEQEKLRGIDALVLQFPLWWYGMPAIMKGWFDRVFHSGFAFGTDPVSGERLRFENGPFRGVRALTAITLGDRPGAIGPRGKSGEFHQLMFGLLHGTLAYTGLDVLAPFAVPGADHLRGDDVPEVAERLRRRLDGLYAEPPIAYRPQFTGEYTEEWELADHVRPGESGLDVHIRRPDEP; encoded by the coding sequence ATGACCGCACGAGACATGACCGATCCAGACATGACCGAACCGGACAAGACCGCACGTCACCTCACGACCGCGCACCGCGTCCTCTGGGTCAGCGCCCATCCCTCGCGGGAATCCCTGACCGTGCATCTGCGCGAGGAGGGCATCGCTCACCTGCGAGCCCGCGGCGTCGAGGTGGTCGAATCGGATCTCTACGCCATGGGCTGGGATCCCGTCCTCGCACCGGAGCCGTTCGCCCGGGACGGCGAGCCGTTCCATCCCGTCTCCTCCGTGCGTCGCGCCTATCTCGAGCAGCGACTGCCCGAGGACATCGCCCAGGAGCAGGAGAAGCTGCGCGGCATCGACGCGCTCGTGCTGCAGTTCCCGCTGTGGTGGTACGGGATGCCGGCCATCATGAAGGGCTGGTTCGATCGGGTCTTCCATTCCGGGTTCGCCTTCGGCACGGACCCCGTCAGCGGCGAGCGTCTGCGCTTCGAGAACGGTCCCTTCCGCGGCGTGCGCGCCCTTACCGCGATCACCCTCGGCGATCGCCCGGGAGCGATCGGACCTCGCGGCAAGAGCGGCGAGTTCCACCAGCTCATGTTCGGGCTGCTGCACGGGACCCTCGCCTACACGGGGTTGGACGTGCTGGCCCCGTTCGCCGTCCCCGGCGCCGATCACCTCAGGGGCGATGACGTGCCCGAGGTGGCCGAGCGGCTGCGTCGCAGGCTGGACGGGCTCTACGCCGAACCGCCCATCGCCTACCGGCCGCAGTTCACCGGCGAGTACACCGAGGAATGGGAGCTGGCCGATCACGTCCGGCCCGGGGAGAGCGGCCTCGACGTGCACATCCGTCGGCCCGACGAGCCCTGA